The following are encoded together in the Babylonia areolata isolate BAREFJ2019XMU chromosome 18, ASM4173473v1, whole genome shotgun sequence genome:
- the LOC143292787 gene encoding carboxy-terminal domain RNA polymerase II polypeptide A small phosphatase 1-like isoform X2, translating to MDSTSIITQVSREDELLNTFPASEKGTPAPTLKKPRSRGLFSSFFCCFGNNNNNNNKNAPTNCQVPTVEENGNPMPTERYLLPTVLKQDEDRKCVVIDLDETLVHSSFKPISNADFIVPVEIDGTVHQVYVLKRPHVDEFLQRMGELFECVLFTASLAKYADPVADLLDKWNVFRARLFRESCVFHRGNYVKDLSRLGRDLNKVVIIDNSPASYIFHPDNAVPVSSWFDDMDDRELLGLIPFFENLAGVDDVYTLLKTTTTDSSGTTPPS from the exons ATGGACAGTACGTCCATTATCACCCAGGTTAGCAGGGAAGATGAACTTCTCAATACATTTCCCGCATCGGAAAAAG GTACGCCGGCGCCAACGTTGAAGAAGCCACGAAGCCGAGGTCTGTTTAGTtcattcttctgttgttttgggaacaacaacaacaacaacaacaaaaatgctccCACCAACTGCCAAGTTCCCACTGTGGAAGAGAATGGCAACCCCATG CCTACTGAGAGGTATCTCTTGCCCACTGTCCTCAAACAGGATGAGGACAGAAAATGTGTTGTCATCGACTTGGATGAAACTCTTGTACATAGCTCTTTTAAG CCAATCAGCAATGCAGATTTTATAGTGCCAGTTGAAATAGACGGCACTGTTCATCAG GTGTACGTGCTGAAGCGTCCTCATGTAGATGAGTTTTTGCAACGTATGGGTGAACTGTTTGAATGTGTCCTTTTCACTGCTAGCCTGGCAAAG TATGCTGATCCAGTGGCTGACCTGCTGGACAAGTGGAACGTGTTTCGAGCAAGGCTCTTCAGGGAATCCTGCGTCTTTCACAGGGGAAATTATGTAAAG GATTTGAGTCGGTTAGGACGGGATTTGAACAAAGTGGTGATCATTGACAATTCACCTGCTTCATACATCTTCCACCCAGACAATGCT GTCCCAGTGTCCTCCTGGTTTGACGACATGGATGACAGAGAGCTGTTGGGCCTCATACCCTTCTTTGAGAACCTTGCAGGTGTGGACGATGTGTACACATTACTAAAAACCACAACTACGGACTCCTCAGGCACCACACCTCCGTCTTAG
- the LOC143292787 gene encoding carboxy-terminal domain RNA polymerase II polypeptide A small phosphatase 1-like isoform X1 encodes MIGKFRSKSHSHKRGKGRETEAPPRTVFFKVGPDDSDGDDSMSRASSPYFREEELFAAPAPVNCWGGLVFHISQLLKWIFSRSGTPAPTLKKPRSRGLFSSFFCCFGNNNNNNNKNAPTNCQVPTVEENGNPMPTERYLLPTVLKQDEDRKCVVIDLDETLVHSSFKPISNADFIVPVEIDGTVHQVYVLKRPHVDEFLQRMGELFECVLFTASLAKYADPVADLLDKWNVFRARLFRESCVFHRGNYVKDLSRLGRDLNKVVIIDNSPASYIFHPDNAVPVSSWFDDMDDRELLGLIPFFENLAGVDDVYTLLKTTTTDSSGTTPPS; translated from the exons ATGATCGGTAAATTCAGAAGTAAAAGTCACAGCCacaagagggggaagggaagagagacagaggcaccaCCAAGGACTGTTTTCTTCAAAGTAGGGCCAGATGACAGTGACGGTGATGACTCTATGTCTCGAGCCAGTTCCCCTTATTTCAGAGAAGAGGAACTATTTGCAGCTCCAGCTCCAGTTAATTGTTGGGGAGGGCTAGTGTTCCACATTTCGCAGCTACTGAAGTGGATATTTTCACGATCAG GTACGCCGGCGCCAACGTTGAAGAAGCCACGAAGCCGAGGTCTGTTTAGTtcattcttctgttgttttgggaacaacaacaacaacaacaacaaaaatgctccCACCAACTGCCAAGTTCCCACTGTGGAAGAGAATGGCAACCCCATG CCTACTGAGAGGTATCTCTTGCCCACTGTCCTCAAACAGGATGAGGACAGAAAATGTGTTGTCATCGACTTGGATGAAACTCTTGTACATAGCTCTTTTAAG CCAATCAGCAATGCAGATTTTATAGTGCCAGTTGAAATAGACGGCACTGTTCATCAG GTGTACGTGCTGAAGCGTCCTCATGTAGATGAGTTTTTGCAACGTATGGGTGAACTGTTTGAATGTGTCCTTTTCACTGCTAGCCTGGCAAAG TATGCTGATCCAGTGGCTGACCTGCTGGACAAGTGGAACGTGTTTCGAGCAAGGCTCTTCAGGGAATCCTGCGTCTTTCACAGGGGAAATTATGTAAAG GATTTGAGTCGGTTAGGACGGGATTTGAACAAAGTGGTGATCATTGACAATTCACCTGCTTCATACATCTTCCACCCAGACAATGCT GTCCCAGTGTCCTCCTGGTTTGACGACATGGATGACAGAGAGCTGTTGGGCCTCATACCCTTCTTTGAGAACCTTGCAGGTGTGGACGATGTGTACACATTACTAAAAACCACAACTACGGACTCCTCAGGCACCACACCTCCGTCTTAG